One window of the Halobacillus litoralis genome contains the following:
- a CDS encoding nucleoside recognition domain-containing protein, translated as MYDPKNPEENQETEKAPQHGDEIEQVHHESMDEEVHEEPTTEQVINEAFDTMQEQDFRREEGYDQVEAVDDHGRGPNQPVYGDSYEEEFAQEAAVGRIDEPMHNEEQETTMEDNVNAGMGWLGLTAAILSFFFAPLILGAAGIILGIVGKRRGADTLGNMAIIVSIVSIAFSLFFAPFYNLI; from the coding sequence ATGTATGATCCGAAAAATCCTGAAGAGAATCAGGAAACAGAAAAAGCTCCACAGCATGGTGATGAGATAGAACAAGTGCACCATGAATCGATGGATGAAGAAGTTCACGAGGAGCCAACAACTGAGCAAGTAATTAATGAAGCCTTTGATACTATGCAGGAACAAGATTTCAGAAGGGAAGAGGGCTATGATCAGGTAGAAGCAGTCGATGATCATGGTCGCGGACCTAACCAACCTGTATACGGAGATAGTTATGAAGAAGAATTCGCTCAAGAAGCGGCAGTCGGCCGTATAGATGAGCCTATGCACAATGAAGAGCAGGAAACGACCATGGAGGACAACGTAAATGCTGGAATGGGATGGTTGGGGTTAACAGCAGCTATCCTATCCTTTTTCTTCGCTCCATTGATCCTGGGTGCAGCTGGCATAATCTTAGGAATCGTCGGGAAGCGACGTGGAGCAGATACACTAGGGAATATGGCGATTATCGTCAGTATAGTTTCTATCGCTTTTTCCTTATTCTTCGCACCGTTTTATAACTTGATTTAA